The genome window ACCTGCTTATGGCCATATACTGCCATGAACAGTTTAATGAACCTGTATCAATAAAGAGGATTCGTCAGCTTAGAAATACCATCCAGAACGAATTACGTACTGACGAAAAAAACGTATGGTCTAATAATCTGATTATCAAAGAGCAAATGCTATATGCAAAAACTTAACCGGACACTACTGTAAAAAAATAGCAGATGCCATCGGTTTTAGACTAAATTTAAGAAAAAGTTTACGAAAGGTAAATTCCTTACTTCGCTGTTTTAGGGCATTCTGGCTCCAATCGGGAATTGCTGATATCGGAGTTTTAGTATCGTTATAGACCTCTTGCAAAAAGGGCAAACATATGGTTTTATTATTCCGGGTAGTGGATCCTGTATCTGCTTTTCCCATATGGTTAGAGATCTCCTTTGGAGTGGATTTGTCTCTAACCATATAAAATTATTGAAAAAAATATAGTCAAAAATATCTTTTGTAATATCAACATGTTATGCATGTTTATGTTTTAATCACAACCAGTTACGCTACTCATTATCAGGCTCCCCTAAATCCGATATAATCAGAATATATAGATTGCCAGATATTTACCCCTCTTTTATAAAATTTGGCACAAGGCCAGAGGGAGGCAGGTCTATTGTAATACTCAGACGACTGATAACTCAGTGAAATTATTTATGTGACAATCTATAGCTTGAATTTTATGTATATATATGCAATAAATATATTATTTTTTGTGTATGTATAGGTATTAGCAGTTGCAGATTGTAAAGATTAAAAGGCATCTTTTTGAGGAAATTTTTCCCTGGCTGGTAGACAAAAAAAAATTGATAATCAAAGGAGCGCGCCAGACTTGGAAAAATCACACTTTTACTGTAGATTTTCAGATAATCATTTAAAAACCTATATATCATACCCTCATATTCTCTTTTTTGCCTACCTATTATTAAAATATAAGAAAAGAAATTACAAAATAGATTGTCGGGTAACAAATTTCATAAGGACAGAAAAAATTATAGGAGAAGATGCAGAATGGAAAATGATTGCCTTTTTTGCAAAATTATAAATAAAGAAATTCCGTCAGATTTTATATACGAGAATGACAGAGTTGTAGTATTCAGAGATATTAACCCCCAGGCTCCTCTTCATCTGCTTATTGTGCCTAAAAAGCATATCAGGAGCATTAATGATATTACTGGCGAAGATTTGGGATTTATATCCGAAATGATAATCATTGCAAGGGATATGGCCAAAAAAGAGTTGGTTGCGGAATCAGGTTATAAGCTTTTTTTTAATGTGGAAAAGGGTGGGGGGCAGATAATCTTCCATATTCATCTGCATCTTATAGGTGGCTGGAAACAGGATTAAAGGCACGCTAAAAAATAACTTGGTACTCGATGATCAAGTTTTTATGATTAGCTAAATTTTAAGCTTGAGAGTATAATCACGGCCATTGAAAAATATTAATAATTTTGAAAGAGTCCATTCATAATGCTATTAACTGAATCTGCACCATTTATCAAACAGTACATTGAAGATCTCAACAATAGCCTGGAGCAATACAAACCTGGTGCGGGATTAACATTTACCCAGAAAGCATGGCTAAGCTTTTGTCTTACCGGTATATTAATGGTAAATGCTGTATGTTGGGCAAAATTTGAACGGGCGAGTCTGGGCAATTATAAATTAGCAGCTCTATCTTGGATGTTTCGTAAGGGTAAGATTTCATGGGACAATTTACTTGTTGGAAGCGTCAGGCGTATTTTGAAAAAATATGGTATCACAAATGGTGTAATTGTTTTTGATGAGTCTGATCGTGCCCGTTCTAAGAATACAAAGCGAATATACAAGGCTCATAAGCAAAAACACAAAGCAAGCGGAGGTTATGTTAATGGGCAAACAGTTGTTTTGCTTCTTTTGGTCACAGACTCTATAACCGTACCTATTGGTTTTAAGTTTTACATGCCTGATCCAGTTGTTAGTGCCTGGAAAAAAGAAGAAGAGAGATTGAAAAAAAAGGGACTCCCGAAGAGTAAGCGTCCTGTCAAACCAGCATTTAACCCTGAGTATCCGAAAAAAATTCAATTAGCCCTGCTCTTACTTGAGAATTTTAAAAAATATTATCCTAAAATTACTGTTAAATGTGTATTGGCTGACGCTTTATACGGTTCAAAAGAATTTATGAATGGAGCCTCTAATATTTTGGGAGGAGTGCAAATTATCAGCCAATTAAAGTCAAATCAAAATATACGATACAAAGGTAAAAAAAAGACAATTACGGATTATTTCAACATGATTAACAAAGGTGTAAATTGCACCATTCGTGTGCGAGGCGGTGAAAAAGTCAATGCAACAGTGAGCAGTGCCCGCCTTAAGGTTGATGCACACGATGGCAATGTGCTTTTTGTGATAGCTCTTAAATATGAAGGGGAAGATGAATACCGTTACTTAGCTGCCACTGATGTGAGTTGGCGCACAGTTGACATTATTCAAGCATATTCTTTGAGATGGCTTGTAGAGGTTTTTTTTGAAGACTGGAAGCTTTATGAAGGATGGGGACAAGAGGCCAAACAATATGACGAAGAAGGATCAAGCCGAGGCCTGATCTTGAGTCTGTTGCTAGACCATTGCCTCCTCCTTCACCCTGAGCAAAAGGCCTGCATAGAGAACAAAACTCCCGTGTTTACCGTGGGAAGTCTACAAAAAAGAGCTCAAATGGATGTTTTGATGGAATGTGTCAAATTTTTGCTGCAACAACAAGATCCCGGTGAAAAGCTTAAAGAAATGGGGCAAGTTATCAAAAAAGTTTTCCGACTTATGCCATCGGGAAAACATATGAGCGGAAGAACCATAGGTAGATTGGAGCCAACACCCTCTCTATCACGTAAATATTGTCCTTGCTAAGTGCTTTTGGCAAGTTCGTCATCAAAAACTTGAACATCGAGTAATAGCTCCAAACAAACAAAAAGTGTTGAGAAATTTAAACAAAAGAGCCAAAGAAGTGGGACTTAAACTGGTTCCTTGTGAAATTTAATTTTGCCATAAGCAATTTATAAAATCGTTTGAGTGGATTACAGTAATCTGATTTGCTTTGAATTGGAAAATGAAGTCGAGAGTACAACTGAAGCCTTTGAGCGCGAATATAACATGACTGGTCGGCCTTTTGCACAACTAACTGTTAGTCCTTCAGAGAAGGAACTACGCATATAAAACTTTTTTGATATAGGCCGACATTTCTAAATTCATTGAAAAGCTGATTACCGCAATCTTATTATTAACCAAGGAACTGATTTTATTTATACAACATTGATAAATTACTAATAATATTAATAATTTTAAGATTACCTTAAAATCAATGGTACCCCTACGCTTTTTTTAGGGGAGTGTGTTTCATATAAAAAAAAATTTAATAAATTTCTGAACATGTTGCAACTTTTAATAGGGGCTTTATATGATCAGTTTTTATGTTG of Desulfosarcina sp. BuS5 contains these proteins:
- a CDS encoding histidine triad nucleotide-binding protein is translated as MENDCLFCKIINKEIPSDFIYENDRVVVFRDINPQAPLHLLIVPKKHIRSINDITGEDLGFISEMIIIARDMAKKELVAESGYKLFFNVEKGGGQIIFHIHLHLIGGWKQD
- a CDS encoding transposase — protein: MLLTESAPFIKQYIEDLNNSLEQYKPGAGLTFTQKAWLSFCLTGILMVNAVCWAKFERASLGNYKLAALSWMFRKGKISWDNLLVGSVRRILKKYGITNGVIVFDESDRARSKNTKRIYKAHKQKHKASGGYVNGQTVVLLLLVTDSITVPIGFKFYMPDPVVSAWKKEEERLKKKGLPKSKRPVKPAFNPEYPKKIQLALLLLENFKKYYPKITVKCVLADALYGSKEFMNGASNILGGVQIISQLKSNQNIRYKGKKKTITDYFNMINKGVNCTIRVRGGEKVNATVSSARLKVDAHDGNVLFVIALKYEGEDEYRYLAATDVSWRTVDIIQAYSLRWLVEVFFEDWKLYEGWGQEAKQYDEEGSSRGLILSLLLDHCLLLHPEQKACIENKTPVFTVGSLQKRAQMDVLMECVKFLLQQQDPGEKLKEMGQVIKKVFRLMPSGKHMSGRTIGRLEPTPSLSRKYCPC